One Mycolicibacterium sp. ND9-15 genomic window, CGCCTGGTCGGCTACATCACCGGCACGGCGGACCCGGCCCGGATGCGCGCGCAGCTGGCTGAGCGGTTGCCGGGCTATATGGTGCCCGCGGCGGTGGTGGCGCTCGACAGGTTGCCGTTGACGGTCAACGGCAAACTCGACACCCGCGCGCTACCCGCACCCGAATACCAGGATGTCGATCGGTATCGTGCCCCGGCCAGCGAGGTCGAGAAGATCCTGGCCGGTATTTATGCCCAGGTGCTGGGGTTGGAGCGGGTCGGTGTCGACAACTCGTTCTTCGAACTGGGCGGCGACAGCATCTTGGCCATACAGGTGGCGGCGCGGGCGTTGCTCGCTGGTGTGACATGTCGACCGCGGGACATCTTCGTCGAGCAGACTGTGGCGCGGCTGGCTCGGGTAGTCGGGGTGGCCGGCGGAGGCGGCCCCGTCGATGAAGGGGCCGCCGAGGTGCTGGCCACTCCTATCATGCGCTGGCTACACGCAGTGGATGGCCCGGTGGATCAGTTCAACCAGGCGGTGGTGGTGCAGGCTCCGGCTGGGGTGACCGAGGCCGATGTGGTGGTTTTGTTGCAGGCGCTGTTGGATCGGCACGCGATGTTGCGGCTGCGTGTCGATGTTGACGGTGCGGGGAATTGGTCGTTGACGGTGCCCGAGGTCGGTTCGGTGCTGGCGCGTGAGTGTGTGCAGTCGGTGGAGGTGTTGTCTGAGGAGGCGCTGGTGGCGGCGCGGTCGCGGTTGAGTCCGGCTGCTGGGGTGATGCTCAGTGCGGTGTGGGTGACTTCGACCGGCCGGCTGGCGTTGATCATTCACCATCTCGCCGTGGACGGGGTGTCGTGGCGGGTCTTGCTGGATGACCTCAATATGGCGTGGGTTCAGCATCGCGGCGGGCAGCCGGTGGTCTTATCGACGGCGGGGACGTCGTTTGCTCGGTGGGCGTCGCTGTTGGCTGAGTATGCGCAGCATCCCGAGGTGGTGGCCCAGGCCGGGGTGTGGCGGCAGGTGGCGGCGGCCCCGGCGGTGTTGGCGGCGGTGCAACCGGCGGTGGATACGTTTGAGGTTGCCGGGCATTTGTCGGTGCAGTTGGATGCCGAGAGCACCCGGATGCTGTTGGGTGAGGTGCCGGCGGCGTTTCATGCCGGGGTGCATGACATTTTGTTGATCGCGTTCGCCTTGGCATGCGCGGAGTTCTCGGGTGTGGGTGGGGCGCCGGTCGGTATTGATGTGGAGGGCCACGGGCGCCACGAGGAGTTGGCTCCCGATGTGGACTTGACGCGCACGGTGGGGTGGTTCACGACCAAGTATCCGGTGGCGTTGAGCGTTGGTGGGCTGGACTGGGCGCAGGTGCTTGCCGGTGAGGCGGCGCTGGGGGCGGTGATCAAAGAGGCTAAAGAACAGCTGCGCGCGCTGCCGGATGGCCTGACGTACGGGTTGCTGCGCTATTTGAACCCCGAGGTCGACCTGGACGCGGTCGACCCGCCCATCGGATTCAACTATCTGGGACGGATAGGCGGCTCAGGCGCTATCACCTCTGATGATCTGTGGCAGATCAGCCCGGATGCATTGGCGGTCACCGCGGCCACCAATGCGGTGCCCATGCCGTTGGGGCATAGCGTGGAGCTCAATGCCGGCACCGTGGACGGTGAGGCCGGTCCGTATCTGCATGCGAACTGGATGTGGGCGCCGTCGGTTGTTGATCGTGGGCAGGTCAGTCGGCTGAGCCGGTTGTGGTTTGAGGCCCTGGCCGGTATCTGCGCGCTGGTGCGCGGTGGTGGGGGCGGGTTGACCCCGTCCGATATTGTCCCTGCCCGGTTGAGTCAGCAGCGCATCGATGAGCTGGAGCGGCTGTATCGGGTTGCTGATGTGTTGCCGTTGACCCCGTTGCAGCAGGGGCTGTTGTTTCATGCCAGCGCTGCGCAGGGATCTGGTGACGATGTGTATGCGGTGCAGCTGGATATCAGTGTGGCCGGGCGCCTCGATGAGCGCCGGTTGGGTGAGGCGGTGGCCACCGTGGTGGGCCGGCATCCCAATCTGGTGGCCCGTTTTTGGGCTCAGTTCGATGAGCCGGTGCAGGTCATTCCCGTTGATGCGGTGCCGCAGTGGTGCTATGTCGAACTGGACGCTGAGCGCGATGTCGATGAGCAGGTCGCGCAGCTGTGTGCGCGCGAGCGCGCCGCCGTGGGTGATCTGGCCGAGCAGCCGGCGTTTCGGGTGGTGTTGATCCGCACCGCGCCAGATCGGCACCGGTTGGTGCTGACCAATCACCACATCGTGATGGACGGCTGGTCGAAGTCGATCCTGCTGCAGGAGATTTTCGCCTGCTATCACGGGCATCGGCTGCCTGCGGCGGTGTCCTATCGCAGGTTTGTGAGCTGGCTGGCCCATCGGGATGGTGATGCGGCTCAAGCGGTTTGGGGTGAGGTGCTTGCTGGCTTTGACACCCCTACTTTGGTGGCGGCGCCGGATCGGTTGAGTCTGGGGCCGCGCGCGATGACATCGTTTCGGGTCTCTGAGCAGATCACGCGGGCGCTCGGCGAGTTGGCGCGGTTGCAGCACACCACGGTCAGTACCGTGCTGCAGGGCGCGTGGGCGCAGCTGCTGATGTGGCTGACCGGTCAGCACGATGTCGCCTTCGGTGCGGTGGTCTCGGGGCGGCCCGCCGAGATTGTCGGTGCGGACTCGATGGTGGGGCTGTTGATCAACACGGTTCCGGTGCGGGCGCGCAGCACCGCGGCCACCACCGTCGCCGAACTACTCACCCAACTGCAAAACCTCCACAACCACACCCTGGATCATCAACACCTGGCCCTCACCGAGATCCACCGCGTGACAGGTCTTGACCAACTGTTCGACACCGTTTTCGTGTACGAGAACTACCCGGTCGACACCACCGCATTGTCCGGCCTCGACGGGCTGACCATCACCGAGGCCACCGACCGCGACTACTACCACTACCCGCTTACGATCCAAGCCGTGCCGGGCCATGAGTTGGACCTACGCGTCCAATTCCGCACGGATGTGTTCGACGTGGCAGGCATCGAAGCGCTGATCGAGCGGTTCGAGCGGGTGTTGGCGGCCATGACCGCCGACCCGTCCCAGCGGTTGTCGTCGATGGACGTGCTGGATACAGGGGAGCACTCCCGGCTCGACGGTTGGGGCAATCGCGCGGTGCTGACCCGGCCGACACCGGCAGCCGAATACCCCGACAGCGGTGGTGGGAATCGGCCCCCGGCAACGCTGGTCGAGCAGATCCTGGTCGGCATCTACGCCGAGGTACTGGGGGTAGACGGCGTCGGCGTCGATGACTCGCTCTTCGACCTGGGCGGGGATTCGCTTTCCGCCATGCGTGTGATCGTTGCAATCAACACCACTTTCGGTATCCAGCTCGCGGTGACCACCTTGGTCGATGCGCCGTCCGTTAAGGGCTTGAGCCAGCATGTGAGCCCGGCCGGCGATGTGTAAACACCAGGCCGACAACATCAAACCGAGCGAATGGCTCAGCTGTCACCACACTCCGGGCACCAAGCGATAGCGAACTTTTCGCGTGTACTCGCGGTATCCGTCCAACTCCTCGTGGAGCATCTTCTCCTCATCGCGGATGCGGAGGCCGAGCACGAACACACCAGGTACGACGAGGACGAGCCCCCAGTAGGAACCGAGCGCAAGGGGGATACCGGCCATCGTGATCACGTTGCCGGTGTACATGGGGTGGCGCACCAGCCCATACAGACCGCTGGAGGCGAGCTCTTGGCCTGCCTCGACACGAACGGTTGCCGCCGCATAGCTGTTTTGAATGACCACCAGACCAACCACAACGAGTCCACCGGCTACCAAAACATCACCAATCAAGCTGACTGCCGCAGGTACCGACGACCAGGCGAGGCGATGGTCGAAGACGCTGACCAAGAACATTGCTGCCAGCGTCAAGTACCAGCCGGCAATTAGAACCTTCTGCGCCTTTCGGGTCTCCGCTGTCGGCCCAGAACGCATCCGCCGTCGAAGCGCAGCGGGATGGGAGCGCAGTAAGTAGCCGGTGAACATCGATGTCATCAGGACTATCACTGCCAGAAAAAGCCATGCTTGCCAGTAGTTGACCGTGCCTGCTGCCAGGAACAGCATCAAGCCGAGCGCGGCAGGCTGAAAAAGACCCAATACCACCGCTTTAGGTTTGGAAACCACGAAACCTCCTTAACGTCCGCCTGCCGCCACGCGCGCAGTGCACATGTCGTGCCAAAAGGCAACTACTCCCAGGGCTAGTACTGCAGCCGTAGATCGGGTGTGGTGGGATTCGGCGTGTCTGCCCAGGTCAAGGCGGTGACCGCGGCATTGTTCAGAGTTTGTGAAGACAACAGAAAATGCCGCGGCCGCCGCGGTTCATAGCGTAGACCCTGACCGACGGCAGGCCGAGTTCTCGGCGGTGTTGGACCGCATCGCGCCGCGTTTTGCCCGCTACGCGCCGCTGCGGCATGCCGGCGCGTTGATGGCCGGACTGGTGTCGGGTCTGGATCGCAAGAATTGCTGGACGATCGCCGAGCACCGCGGCGCGGCCACGCCCGATGGTCTGCAGCATCTGCTGGCACGCGCCAGCTGGGACGCCGATGACGTTCGCGACGATCTGCGCGACTACGTCATCGACGCCTTCGGAAATCACGAGGCGATCCTGGTCGTCGATGAAACCGGGGATGTCAAGAAGGGCACCCGCTCGGTCGGTGTGCAGCGCCAATACTCTGGTACCGCGGGCCGCATCGAGAACTCCCAAGTGGCGGTGTATCTGACCTACGCCGCACCCCGCGGACACGCTCTGATTGACCGGGCCCTGTATTTGCCCAAGTCCTGGACCGAGGATCCTGACCGCTGCACCGATGCGGGGATTCCCCACGAGCACAGGGGTTTTTCGACTAAGCCGGGGCTGGCCCGGGCGCTGATCGCTCGCGCTGTCGAGGCGAAGATTCCCGCGGGGTGGGTGGCCGGCGATGAAGTCTACGGCGCTGACCCGCGCCTGCGGGCCGACGTGCGCACGCACGGCCTGGGCTACGTGCTGGCGATCGCGGCCAACCGCCGGGTGCCCACTCACGCCGGTCCGATACGCGTCGATGCGCTGCCGGCGTTGATCCCGGCTCACGCTTGGCAGCGCCATTCCGCCGGCGCCGGGGCACACGGCCCCCGGCTGTACTCCTGGGCGTGGTTTCGGCTGCTACCTGAAGACGACACCGACAACGGTGTGCACCATTTGCTGATCCGCCGCAACGATACGACCGGCGAGCACGCCTACCTACGCTGCTACAGCCCGCGGCCGGTCCCGCTGCGCACCCTGGTTGCCGTGGCCGGACAACGCTGGCGCATCGAGGAATCCTTCCAAGCTGCCAAAGGTCTTGTCGGCCTCGACCAGCATCAGGTCCGGCGCTGGACTTCCTGGTATCGCTGGACCACCTTGGCCATGCTCGCGCATGCCTTCTTGGCCGTGGCCTGCGCCATCGAACGCGACACTCAACCCGCCCCGACAGGCCTGATCGCCTTGACAGTCAACGAGTTTCGTCGACTATTCGACGCCCTGCTGCTCGTCACCAACCAGACCCTCACCAGCCTGCTGGCCTGGTCACGATGGCGAAGACGCCACCAGTACCGAGCACGGATATCGCACTACCGACGACGCCTAAATCAATGATCCCGATCTACGGCTGCAGTACTAGGGCGTGTCTGATAAATGGGGTAGCCAGAGGGTGATGGCGCGTAGGACTGCTGCGCCGCGGTAGACGATGGCGAGTTTGTCGTAGCGGGTGGCCAATCCGCGCCATTGCTTAACGACGTTGAAGTTGCGTTCAACGACGTTGCGGCCCTTGTAATCCTCGGCGTCGAAAGCCGGTGGTCGTCCGCCGCGCGATCCTCGCCGCTTGCGGTGGGCGATCTGATCCGACGGTTCGGGAATCACTGCGCCGATCCCGCGCCGGCGGAGTCGAGTGCGGGTCACGCGGCTGGAATAGGCCCGATCCCCGCGGACGCGATCGGGACGAGTACGCGCTCGGCCACCGCGGCGGCGGTCCACTTTCAAGTGCGCGAGCAAATGCTCGAACATCGGCCCGTCGTGGGCTTGGCCAGGGCCCACAAGCACCACCATGGGTCGTCCTCGGCCGTCGACGAGGTGATGGATCTTGCTGGTCAGCCCGCCGCGTGAGCGACCGATACCGTGGTCAGGCGGCTCGACGCCCGGATTCGTGTAATTCGACCCAGCCCCCTGTGTGGCGGGTGACGTTCGTGGCGTGCTGATGGGCGCGCGCAATCGTGGAATCCACGGCCACCGCCCAATCGATGATCCCGGCCTCCTCGGCGGCGGCTAGCAACCGCGCCAACACGCTGTCCCAGGTGCCATCGGCACTCATCCGTCGATGCCAGGTCCAGATCGACTGCCACGGCCCAAACGCCTCGGGAACATCACGCCAGGCGATTCCACACCGATACCGATAGATGATCCCCTCCACCATCGAGCGGGCATTCTGGAAAGGCCTGCCCCGCTTGCCCGTCCGCACTGGCAACAGATCCTCGATCAACGCCCACTGGGCATCGGACAACAACTCGAATCGCGACATCCCTCAAGCTTCAGGCACGGCACCCAAAACCTTTGTCAGACACGCCCTAGTACAGCAGTCGTGGATCGGGTTGGCGGGCTTGGCGTGTCTGGCTGGTCGGGGCGGTAGTCACGGCAATTGTTCGGAGTTTGTGAAGACAATCGAGTGTGCCGCGGCCGCCGCGGTTCGCAGCGTAGACCCTGATCGATGGCGGACTGAGATCGCCGCATTGTTGGATCGCATCGCGCCGCGATTTGCCAGCTACTAGCCGTTTGCGCCATGCCGGGAGTTGATGGCCGGCATGGCCTCAGCCTTGGATCGCAAGCGTTGCTGGACCATCGCCGAGCACCGCGGTGAGGATACCCTGGGCGGATCGCAGCACCTGGTGGCGCGGGCCAGTTGGGACGTCGATGACCTCCGCGACGATTTGGTCGATGACGTCGTCGACGCGTCCCGCGACCCTGCGAAATTCTGGTCGTCGACGAGACCGGCGAGATCAAGGAGGTGCCCACAGCGTCGCACGCAACGCCAGTTGAGCGGCGCCGCGGGCCGGATCGAGAACTCGCCGTGACGGTGTATCTGACCTACGCCGCATGGCGTTGGCCGCGCGCTGATCGACCGCGGCCGTCTCACCTGGTCCGCGGCGCGGGAAGCCGTTGACCTCATCCATTGTTGAGGTTTTACGGTGAATTAATGAGCATGGGACCGCGGAACTGTATTCCAGCGGCGTCTACTCGAGCTTCCGCTGCCGGAATACATTTTCGCGACAGTCCGTTATCCGTTTGCCTCGACGGCCCGCATGGGAAGATGGACTAAGTGGTTGACTCCGTAGACCCCGTCCTCGATGCCCTGCGCTGCGCGCCGGCCATCGCACCGCCACCGCAACGCCGGCGCGCGAGCTCGGACCTGTGGCGGATGCTGCCGTACCTGATGCCGTACCGGGCGCGGTGGATCGCGATGGTGACCGTCGCGGCCGCCAGCCTCGCCGCCACGGTGTCGATCCCGCTGATGACCAAAGCCGTCATCGACGGCCCCGTTCGGCACCAGGACCAGCAGGGTTTGTGGCTGCTGGGCGCCGCCGCCATGGGCGTCGGCATCACCGAGGCCGTGCTGTGGTTCATCCGGCGCTGGCTGGCCGCCCGCGCGACGATGGGCGTCGAGGCCGACATCCGCAAGGACCTCTACTCGCGACTGCAGATCCTGCCGATGAGCTTTCACGGCCGCTGGCAGTCCGGTCAGCTGCTGTCGCGGATCATGAACGACCTCAGCACGATTCGCCGCTTCATGTCGTTCGGATTGCTGTTCCTGTTGCTCAACGGCTTACAGATCGCGGTGGTGACGGCCATCCTGCTGGCGATGTACTGGCCGCTGGGTGTGGTCGTGGTGGTGTCGATCGTGCCGATCACGCTGACCGTCCTGCATTTTCAGCAGGAGTACACGCGGCTGTCGCGGCTGGCTCAGGACCAGGCCGGCCACGTCGCCACCCACGTCGAGGAGTCCGCGCTGGGGCTGCGGGTGGTGAAGTCCTTCGGTCGGGAGGACTACGTCTACGACCGGTTCGACGAACAACTCACCAATCTCTATGACACCCAGATCGATCGGGTGTCGGTGTCCGCGAAGTTCTGGACGCTGCTCGAGGTCATCCCGAACCTGACGTTGATCGTGGTGCTCGGCTTCGGTGCCTACGCCGCCGGCCACGGCCGCGTGACGATGGGCACGCTGGTCGCGTTCATCACGATGATGCTGTCGCTGGTCTGGCCGATCGCCTCGCTGGGCTTCCTGCTGTCGATGACGCAGGAGTCGTTCACCGCCGCCAGCCGGATCGCCGAAATCTTCGATGCGCCAATCGATATCGTTGACGGCCCCGTTGACCGGCCGTCTCGCGGTGGCCGCCTCGAATTGATCGACGTCGGTTTTCGCTTTCCAGACTCCGACAGAGTGGCACCGTCCGGCGAGCCGGACAGATGGACTTTGCGGCATGTCAGCGTCACCGTCGAGCCGGGCAAGACGCTCGCGCTGGTCGGGTTGACCGGGTCGGGCAAGTCGGTGCTGACCGCGCTGCTGTCGCGGTTGTACGACGTCTCCGAGGGGTCCATCCGCATCGACGGCCGCGACATCCGCGAGCTGACCCTGCCCGCCCTGCGCCAGACGGTGGCCACCGCATTCGAGGATCCCACGCTGTTCTCCATGTCGGTTGCCGAGAACCTCCGACTCGGGCGTCCGGACGCGTCTGACGAAGAGCTGGCACGGGCCATCGAGGTCGCGGCCGCGCAGTTCGTCTACGACCTGCCGTTCGGTCTCGACACCCGCATCGGCGAACAGGGGATGAGCCTGTCCGGTGGGCAGCGGCAGCGGCTGTCGCTGGCGCGGGCGATCCTGGCGGCGCCGAAGGTCCTCGTGCTCGACGACACGCTGTCGGCGCTCGACGTGCACACCGAGGCGGTCGTCGAGGAGGCGCTGCGGCGTGTACTGCACTCCGTCACGGGAGTCGTTGTGGCGCATCGTGCTTCGACGGTGCTGCTCGCCGACAAGGTGGCCCTGCTCGAGAACGGCACCATCACCCACGTCGGCACCCACGCCGAGCTGCTGGCCGAGGTCCCGCAGTACCGCTATCTGCTGGCCGCCGATGACCAACTCGACGACGGCACCGAACGGGCATGCGCGTGGGAGGACGACCGGGACCGCAGCCGGCTCGACCACGCCGTCGAGGAGCAGGAGGCGCTGGAACGCGACCGCGCGCGGCGGCGGTTCGCCACCTCGGAGGCCGAGCGCCGATGACGACGACGGAATGGCGCGGCAAGTTCGAAGAACAGCAGGACGACCTGCCCATCGACGAGAGCGTCGACCGACGGCGAGAGGCGCGCGTTCTGCTGGGCTCGCTGCTGCGGCCCTACCGTCTGGCCGTCGCGCTGCTCGCCCTCGTCGTCGTGGTGGAAAATGCGGCGCGCCTTTCGGTTCCGATCCTCGTGCAGCGCGGCATCGACCGCGGCATCCCGCCGATCGTCGAGGGCGGCCCGGCTCACACGCTGCTGATGATCGTCGGCACCCTCGCCGTCGTCGTGCTGGTTCAGGCCACCAGTCGGATCTTCTTCCTGCGGCGCTCGGGCCGCATCGGGCAGAAGGTACTCGTGGAGTTGCGCCGCAGGGTGTTTCGGCACTTCCAGCGCCTCGACATCGCGTTCCACGACCGCTACACCTCGGGCCGGGTGGTGAGCCGGTCCACCAACGACGTCGAGGCCATCCAAGACATGCTGGAGACCGGTTTCGACAGCCTGGTCACCGCTGTACTCACGCTTTTCGGCACCGCGGTCCTGCTCGTCGCGCTCGACTGGCGGCTCGGATTGATGTGCCTGGGTGCGTTCCCGGTGCTGGTCGCGCTGGTGTGGTGGTTCCGCAACGAGTCGACGAAGACGTATCGTCGGGTGCGGGAGAGCGCCGCGCTGGTGATCGTGCAGTTCGTCGAGACGATGACGGGCATCAAAGCCGTGCAGGCTTATCGCCGTGAACCGCGCAACCAGCAGATCTTCGAAGACATCGCCGATCGCTACAAGGATGACAACGAGCGCACCTTCCAACTGCTTGCGATCTTCATGCCGGGCGTCAAGCTCGTCGGCAACCTCACTACCGGCGTGGTGCTGCTCTACGGCGGCTACCGAGTTCTCAACGGCGAGATGACCATCGGCACATTGACCGCCTTTCTGCTCTACCTGCGCATGTTCTTCGAACCGATGCAGGAGATCTCGCAGTTCTTCAACATGTTCCAGTCCGCGGCGTCGGCGCTGGAGAAGCTCGCGGGCGTGCTGGCCGAGCGTCCGGGCATCAAGGACCCACAGCACCCCGGCACGCTGGCCGCGGTGCGTGGGGAGATCGCGTTCCGCGACGTACGTTTCGAGTACGTCCCGGGCCGTCCCGTGCTGCCCGACCTGAACTTCACGGTGGCGGCCGGGCAGACGGTCGCGCTGGTCGGCACCACCGGTGCGGGCAAGACCACGATCGCCAAGCTGATCGCCCGGTTCTACGACCCGACCTGCGGCGCAGTGACTTTGGACGGTGTCGACCTGCGTGAGCTTTCGCAGATCGAACTGCGCCGCCATGTCGTGATGGTCACGCAGGAGAACTTCATGTTCGACGGAACCATCGCCGACAACATCCGATTCGGTCGACCCGACGCCACCGACGCAGAGGTCGCCGCGGCGGCCGAAGCCGTCGGCGCCGACCGGTTCATCGCCGCGCTGCCCAACGGCTACGACACCGACGTGGCCAAACGGGGCGGCCGGCTCTCGGCGGGACAGCGGCAACTGGTCGCGTTCGCGCGGGCGTTCCTCGCCGACCCCGCGGTGCTGATCCTCGACGAGGCGACGTCATCGCTGGACATCCCGAGTGAACGCATGATTCAGCGCGCGCTGGAGACGGTGCTGGCCGACCGCACCGCGCTCGTCATCGCGCACCGACTGTCGACCGTGCAGATCGCCGACCGGGTGTTGGTGCTCGAGCACGGGCGGATCGTGGAGGACGGCGCGCCCGCCGACCTCATCGCCCGCGCCGACGGCCGCTATGCCGCGTTGCACCGTGCGTGGGTGGAATCGCTGGCTTGAGCCTGCTTCCGCGCCGAGATCGAGATGTGCGCGATCTGATGAACTCTTCGCCGCAAGCTAAGTTTCGGCGACGCGGGATCGCCACAGATTCCCGGTCAGTATGGCGAGTCCCCGTTACTGAGTCCACCCGGTTCTAGAATCGGGTTTGTGTGATCCAGGTTCAGTTGATCTCGCAGGCCACCGGGGTGTGGGTGCACCTGCATGCCGCAGCGCACTCGGCTGGCGTGCGGTAGCCCAGAGCCGAGTGCCGGTGTCGGGTGTTGTGTTCGGCCTTGAAGTCCCCGATGACCACGCGGGCCTCGAACAGGGTGTTCCAGTGGTTTGCGGTTGAGGCACTCCTTCCGTAGACGGTTGTTGAATGATTCGATGTACCCGTTGTCCCATGGACAGCCCGGCGGGATGTAGGACATTCCAGCCTTGCCATTGCAAAAGCGTTGCAGCGCTTGAGAAACCATCTCGGGCCCGTTGTCGAGGCGCAGCACCTTCGGTGGCCCGCCAGCCGCAGCGAAGACCTTTGTGAGCTCCTCGACGAGGGCCTCGCCGGTGATGGAGCGATCAACCATGTTCAGCAGCGATTCACGGGTGTGCTCGTCGATCATCGAGGCGATCTTGATGGCCTTGCCGTCGACGGTGGAGTCGAACTGGAAGTCGATCGCCCACACCACCTTCGGTGCATCGGCGACGACGGGCGGGATCGTCGAGACCCCGGCCCGCTTGCGCGGGGAGACCACCTTCACCTGCAGGCCCTCCTCGCGCCACAGGCGGTGGATCTTCTTCTTGTTGACCTCACGGCGCTCGTCGTAGCGCAGCGCCGCCCAGGCACGCCGGAACCCGTGGCACGGGTGTTTGGTCGCGTAGACGCACAGCCAGGCCCGCATGTCGGCATCAGGATCAGCGGGTGTCTGCGCCAGTGGCAGCCGGCGGTAGGTGGAGCGGGCCAGCCCGACGGCTTTGCACGCCAACCGTTCCGACATGCTCAACGTGTCCTTGAGCATGTCCACGGCGCGGCGCTTGGCGGCCGGGCTCAGAATTTTCCCTTGGCGACCTCCCGCAGCGCGTCCTTCTCGAGTTCGGCTTCGGCCAGCAGCCGCTTGAGGCGGGTGTTCTGCTCGCGCAGTTCTTTGAGCTCCTTGGCGCCGTCGATGTCCATCCCGCCGTAGGTACGCCGCCAGTTGTACAGCGTCGCCGGCGAGACCTGCAGTTCGGCGGCGATCTCCTCGCCGGTCTTGCCTTCAGCAGCCAGCTCATCTGCACGGCGCAACTTGCGCACGATGTCCTCCGCGGAATTCCGCTTCCGACCAGCCATGTGTTTCATCGTCCCTTCCGGCCCGACATCGGGCCACAGGACTCTAAAACCTCCCGGTCTCAATCAGGGGGAACACGCCAAGTAGATATGACCGGTCAGCTCGAACTCGGCCAGCGTGTTCGCGATCAGCTCGTGCAAAGCGGCTTTCGTATTAGCCCACCCGGTTCCCGACTTCTATCAAACTAGTGCGCATGTAGGTTCGGGATCTTGGTCAGGATTTCGGCCTGGTCGGGTGGTGGGGGGTTCGGCGGCGGTGAGGGTCTGGTTGCCGGCCTGGATGGTGACGATGCGGTGGCGCCGCGCAGTGCGGACGAATTTCTTGATGCTCCAGCTGGTTTGGTGCTCGATGTAGTGGCTGACGGCCATTGCGGCGACGACGATGCTCAGATGGGCGTCGATTGATTCGCGCAGGTGGTGGTAGATCGGGCGGGCCTGTAGGTCGTGCTTGGACATCCGGAAGGCTTTCTCGACGTGCCAGAGCTGGTGGTAGGCATCGATGACGAACTCCGCGGATTGGTCCGTGAGGTTGGTGGTGTAGCCCTTCCATCCGGCCAGTGCTCGGCTTTTGGCCTCGAGCTCGCGGTTCACAGTCTTGGTGGCGCCGGTCAGCTTGATGAATCGGTTCCGCTTGACCGCGGCGTGCCCCTCGACAGCACGCTGGGCCTTGGCGACCTGTTCATCGATGCCGCGCAGCGTGCGCCGCGCCCGGTCGTGTCGGTACTGGTAGTGGATCACCCGATCCGGGATACCGCGGACCTTCTCCGAGGAACTCGCCGGCCAGGGCTGGGTCAGCACCAGTCCGTCGGGTATCGCCTCGTCGGGATGTTTGTCACGCCACTCACGAACCACATCGGGAAG contains:
- a CDS encoding methyltransferase family protein, with the translated sequence MLFLAAGTVNYWQAWLFLAVIVLMTSMFTGYLLRSHPAALRRRMRSGPTAETRKAQKVLIAGWYLTLAAMFLVSVFDHRLAWSSVPAAVSLIGDVLVAGGLVVVGLVVIQNSYAAATVRVEAGQELASSGLYGLVRHPMYTGNVITMAGIPLALGSYWGLVLVVPGVFVLGLRIRDEEKMLHEELDGYREYTRKVRYRLVPGVW
- a CDS encoding IS701 family transposase; this encodes MDRIAPRFARYAPLRHAGALMAGLVSGLDRKNCWTIAEHRGAATPDGLQHLLARASWDADDVRDDLRDYVIDAFGNHEAILVVDETGDVKKGTRSVGVQRQYSGTAGRIENSQVAVYLTYAAPRGHALIDRALYLPKSWTEDPDRCTDAGIPHEHRGFSTKPGLARALIARAVEAKIPAGWVAGDEVYGADPRLRADVRTHGLGYVLAIAANRRVPTHAGPIRVDALPALIPAHAWQRHSAGAGAHGPRLYSWAWFRLLPEDDTDNGVHHLLIRRNDTTGEHAYLRCYSPRPVPLRTLVAVAGQRWRIEESFQAAKGLVGLDQHQVRRWTSWYRWTTLAMLAHAFLAVACAIERDTQPAPTGLIALTVNEFRRLFDALLLVTNQTLTSLLAWSRWRRRHQYRARISHYRRRLNQ
- a CDS encoding IS5 family transposase (programmed frameshift), giving the protein MSRFELLSDAQWALIEDLLPVRTGKRGRPFQNARSMVEGIIYRYRCGIAWRDVPEAFGPWQSIWTWHRRMSADGTWDSVLARLLAAAEEAGIIDWAVAVDSTIARAHQHATNVTRHTQGAGSNYTNPGVEPPDHGIGRSRGGLTSKIHHLVDGRGRPMVVLVGPGQAHDGPMFEHLLAHLKVDRRRGGRARTRPDRVRGDRAYSSRVTRTRLRRRGIGAVIPEPSDQIAHRKRRGSRGGRPPAFDAEDYKGRNVVERNFNVVKQWRGLATRYDKLAIVYRGAAVLRAITLWLPHLSDTP
- a CDS encoding ABC transporter ATP-binding protein, producing MVDSVDPVLDALRCAPAIAPPPQRRRASSDLWRMLPYLMPYRARWIAMVTVAAASLAATVSIPLMTKAVIDGPVRHQDQQGLWLLGAAAMGVGITEAVLWFIRRWLAARATMGVEADIRKDLYSRLQILPMSFHGRWQSGQLLSRIMNDLSTIRRFMSFGLLFLLLNGLQIAVVTAILLAMYWPLGVVVVVSIVPITLTVLHFQQEYTRLSRLAQDQAGHVATHVEESALGLRVVKSFGREDYVYDRFDEQLTNLYDTQIDRVSVSAKFWTLLEVIPNLTLIVVLGFGAYAAGHGRVTMGTLVAFITMMLSLVWPIASLGFLLSMTQESFTAASRIAEIFDAPIDIVDGPVDRPSRGGRLELIDVGFRFPDSDRVAPSGEPDRWTLRHVSVTVEPGKTLALVGLTGSGKSVLTALLSRLYDVSEGSIRIDGRDIRELTLPALRQTVATAFEDPTLFSMSVAENLRLGRPDASDEELARAIEVAAAQFVYDLPFGLDTRIGEQGMSLSGGQRQRLSLARAILAAPKVLVLDDTLSALDVHTEAVVEEALRRVLHSVTGVVVAHRASTVLLADKVALLENGTITHVGTHAELLAEVPQYRYLLAADDQLDDGTERACAWEDDRDRSRLDHAVEEQEALERDRARRRFATSEAERR
- a CDS encoding ABC transporter ATP-binding protein; protein product: MTTTEWRGKFEEQQDDLPIDESVDRRREARVLLGSLLRPYRLAVALLALVVVVENAARLSVPILVQRGIDRGIPPIVEGGPAHTLLMIVGTLAVVVLVQATSRIFFLRRSGRIGQKVLVELRRRVFRHFQRLDIAFHDRYTSGRVVSRSTNDVEAIQDMLETGFDSLVTAVLTLFGTAVLLVALDWRLGLMCLGAFPVLVALVWWFRNESTKTYRRVRESAALVIVQFVETMTGIKAVQAYRREPRNQQIFEDIADRYKDDNERTFQLLAIFMPGVKLVGNLTTGVVLLYGGYRVLNGEMTIGTLTAFLLYLRMFFEPMQEISQFFNMFQSAASALEKLAGVLAERPGIKDPQHPGTLAAVRGEIAFRDVRFEYVPGRPVLPDLNFTVAAGQTVALVGTTGAGKTTIAKLIARFYDPTCGAVTLDGVDLRELSQIELRRHVVMVTQENFMFDGTIADNIRFGRPDATDAEVAAAAEAVGADRFIAALPNGYDTDVAKRGGRLSAGQRQLVAFARAFLADPAVLILDEATSSLDIPSERMIQRALETVLADRTALVIAHRLSTVQIADRVLVLEHGRIVEDGAPADLIARADGRYAALHRAWVESLA